The Rickettsia endosymbiont of Cantharis rufa genome segment AAAATAGGTAGTGAGCTAGATAGTACTTTACAAGTAATGGAGTTAAAATTACTCAGATTCATTATGAATCCGGCAATGATTAGCACATTTATATTTGGTTTAATAAATGCTCATATTTACGGGTTTGTTGCACTTGATACTTGGTTTCACGTTAAAATGTTTGCAGTGTTAGTTTTAGTGATATTTCACGGTTTACTTGCAAGATGGCGAAAAGATTTTGCAACTGGTAAGAATATTCATTCAGAAAAATTTTATCGTATAGTTAATGAGATTCCGGCTGTTTGTATGATTATTGCGGTAATAATGGTTATAGTAAAACCTCTTGACTAATACTTATCCTATCCTGTCATACCGTGGCTTGACATGATGCAGCTATAGTTTTCCAGAAAGTTAATAATAGACGATATTAACAGTAGGGATAAAAATGCCGGATATAGAGCCAAAGATATATCCAGCTGAATTTAAAGAATCAGCGATTAGATTAGCTATTGAGTCTAAGCAACCTTTTGCTCAAACAGCTAGAGAACTAGGAATTACGAAGTATAGTCTATATAATTGGGTTAATAAACATTCAAAACTCAAGGAAGTAATGAGATATGAAGAACATCTGTATGATGAATTAAGGAGATTGAAGAAGAACTAGATAGAGTAACACAAGAACGTGATCTATTAAAAAGGCTGCCGCGTACTTTGCAAAAGAATCCCAATAAGGTACGCATGGATAAAGGAAAACAGAGGTAATTTTT includes the following:
- the hemJ gene encoding protoporphyrinogen oxidase HemJ, whose protein sequence is MASYYLWFKSIHLISAICWMAGLLYLPRIYVYHTKAKIGSELDSTLQVMELKLLRFIMNPAMISTFIFGLINAHIYGFVALDTWFHVKMFAVLVLVIFHGLLARWRKDFATGKNIHSEKFYRIVNEIPAVCMIIAVIMVIVKPLD
- a CDS encoding transposase translates to MPDIEPKIYPAEFKESAIRLAIESKQPFAQTARELGITKYSLYNWVNKHSKLKEVMRYEEHLYDELRRLKKN